AATATCTGCTAATTAGATGATGATGTTAATTTAATTGTCCACACTTATCAACTGGTAAATGAGAGGATCAGAATATGAACACAGGCACTTTGATATTAAGGATTTTTTATTTAGCTGCTACTCCCACTGTTTTCCTCCAACAAAGGCAGAGGTGTAATATTTGGTCCAAGAGCCATAACACTGCTGCAGTGGGACAATTCTACTGGTAGATCTGTATCATGAATCTTGTTGGTgccatttcattttaataataatattgaaaatctgataatttttaatagaaacctAAATTGCCTGATTATCATTAAAATCCTCCAAAGATGTAGCCATAATGCACCTCTGTTACCCTTGGCAGAACTTCTCTGCTCGTTAATAAAGGACACCGTACTGAATGCAGGTCTGCTCTCTCCCAGTGGCAGCTCAGCCAGCTTCCATCATTTTCATTAGCCCTTGTAAGTTTTTAAGTGTGCGAAAAACAGCTCAGAAAAGTTGACTTGAAATCTTTGGAATGTTCAACCCAGAGAGTAGCaattaaaattcttaaatgataataattattgctgaaatattttatataaaaaactaTTTGATATtaagctataaaatatttaattaataaaaatattacttagCTAATTTACCCAGagttaaattattatatataaaccaAAGGTCATATAAATCATGAATCCTCAGCATGGGATACCCTCCTCCAAAAGTAGAATAGCAACTCAATCCCTACAAACACCATGGTTTTTCTTTCCTCCGTAGAAACTGACCAAAGGAAAATGTCAGCAGGAAACCATTCCTCAGTGATTGAGTTCATTCTGGCTGGGCTCTCAGAACAGCCAGAGCTCCAGCTGCGCCTCTTCCTCCTGTTCTTAGGAATCTATGTGGTCACCGTGGTGGGTAACTTGAGCATGATCACACTGATTGGGCTCAGTTCTCACCTGCATACCCCATGTACTATTTCCTCAGTGGTCTGTCCTTCATTGATCTCTGCCATTCCACTATCATTACCCCCAAAATGCTGGTGAACTTTGTGACAGAGAAGAACATCATCTCCTACCCTGAATGCATGACTCAGCTttacttcttcctcatttttgctATTGCAGAGTGTCACATATTGGCTGCAATGGCATATGACCACTATGTTGCCATCTGCAGCCCCTTGCTGTACAATGTCATCGTGTCCTATCACCACTGCTTCTGGCTCACAGTGGGAGTTTACATTTTAGGCATCCTTGGATCTACAATTCACACCGGCTTTATGTTGAGACTCTTTTTGTGCAAGACTAATGTGATTAACCATTATTTTTGTGATCTCTTCCCTCTCTTGGGGCTCTCCTGCTCCAGCACCTACATCAGTGAATTGCTGGTTCTGGTCTTGAGTGCATTTAACATCCTGACGCCTGCCTTAACCATCCTTGCTTCTTACATCTTTATAATTGCCAGCATCCTCCGCATTAGCTCCACTGAGGGCAGGTCCAAAGCCTTCAGCACTTGCAGCTCCCACATCTTGGCTGTTGCTGTTTTCTTTGGATCTGCAGCATTCATGTACCTGCAGCCATCATCTGTCAGCTCTATGGACCAGGGGAAAGTGTCCTCTGTGTTTTACACTACTGTTGTGCCCATGCTGAACCCCCTAATTTATAGCCTAAGAAATAAGGACGTCAAATTTGCCCTGAAGAAAAATCTGGACAGCAAAACATGTTCATGAATCCAATTATTGCCAAGTTGTCATATCAAAACAGGCCTTCAGTTTGATTAGATATGTAATATGTTAGATTTATTgttcaaatttttcaaaatatagtgATGCTCTTTTATGTAACACACCTCCAAAATATTCCTTCAGTCTATTTCCATTGAACTTATATTCCAATGAGTATGTGTGgagaaatactaaaaataaaatcaaaactctTGAGGTTTAAAGAagccatatttttattatttcattaataaaaataacaatgcgCACAACAATGATAATCACAATAAGATGATAATGAAGATGCTAGTAGTGGCATATATCATTCATATGTGATGAAATAGCAA
This genomic window from Pan troglodytes isolate AG18354 chromosome 9, NHGRI_mPanTro3-v2.0_pri, whole genome shotgun sequence contains:
- the LOC466824 gene encoding LOW QUALITY PROTEIN: putative olfactory receptor 8G2 (The sequence of the model RefSeq protein was modified relative to this genomic sequence to represent the inferred CDS: inserted 1 base in 1 codon), yielding MVFLSSVETDQRKMSAGNHSSVIEFILAGLSEQPELQLRLFLLFLGIYVVTVVGNLSMITLIGLSSHLHXPMYYFLSGLSFIDLCHSTIITPKMLVNFVTEKNIISYPECMTQLYFFLIFAIAECHILAAMAYDHYVAICSPLLYNVIVSYHHCFWLTVGVYILGILGSTIHTGFMLRLFLCKTNVINHYFCDLFPLLGLSCSSTYISELLVLVLSAFNILTPALTILASYIFIIASILRISSTEGRSKAFSTCSSHILAVAVFFGSAAFMYLQPSSVSSMDQGKVSSVFYTTVVPMLNPLIYSLRNKDVKFALKKNLDSKTCS